GAAGCGCAGACCCGGACCGGGTCGGCTTCCAAAACTCTCAGGCAAAAGGACAGAGGGGCGAGCGGGGATTCCCGTGGCGCAAGCCAGGGACCCGCAAGCGTCCGTCGGCCAGGAGGCGGGCGGCGTGCGAACGTCCTTCCCGCGGTCACGCACCGCACCCAGCCAACGGACCCCTGACATGAGCCACGACACCCCACTCTCCCTGCGCGAGCTTGAGCATCACGATGCGTTCGTTGCGCGCCACATCGGCCCCAACGACGCGGAAATCGCGCAGATGCTGCGCGTGGTCGGTCACGAGTCGCTGGACGCCTTCACCGATGCGATCGTGCCCGGCTCGATCCGCTCGCCAGACCCGCTGGCGCTGCCCACGGCAGTGACCGAAGTCGACGCGCTGGCCCGGATCCGCGAGATCGCCGAGCGCAACCGGGTGTTCCGCAGCTTCATCGGCCAGGGCTATTACGGCACCCACACGCCCAACGTGATCCTGCGCAACATCCTCGAGAACCCGGGCTGGTACACCGCCTACACGCCTTATCAGGCCGAGATTTCGCAGGGCCGGATGGAGGCACTGATCAACTTCCAGACCATGTGCATGGACCTCACCGGCATGGAGATCGCCAACGCGTCCCTGCTCGATGAGGGCACGGCGGCGGCCGAGGCCATGACCCTGGCGCGCCGGTCCAGCCGCGCCAAGAGCAATGTGTTCTTCGTCTCCAGCGGCGTCCACCCGCAGACCATCGAGGTGATGCGCACCCGCGCCGAACCGCTGGAAATCGAGCTGGTAGTGGGCGATGACGCCGACGCAGCGCAGACCGACGCCTTCGGCGTGCTGCTGCAGTATCCCGACACCTTCGGCCGCGCCAATGACTACGCCAAACTGGCCGAGGCCGTGCACGCACGCGGCGGTCTGGTCGCTGTCGCCGTGGACCTGCTCGCCCTGACGCTGCTCAAGGCGCCCGGTGAATGGGGCGCGGACATCGTAGTCGGCAACACCCAGCGCTTCGGCGTGCCGTTCGGCTTCGGTGGTCCGCATGCCGCGTTCATGGCCTGCCGCGACGCCTACAAGCGCTCGATGCCGGGCCGCCTGATCGGCGTGTCGGTCGATGCCGAGGGCAACCCGGCCTATCGCCTGACCCTGCAGACCCGCGAGCAGCACATCCGCCGCGAGAAGGCGACCAGCAACATCTGCACCGCGCAGGTGCTGTTGGCGGTGATGGCGGCGATGTACGCCGTCTACCACGGCCCGGATGGCCTGATCCGCATCGCGCGCCGGACCCACCGGCTGGCGGGCATCCTGGCCGGCATCCTGCGCAACGCGGGAGTCGCCGTCGGGGACGACTTCTTCGACACCCTGCACCTGACCGGGGTGGACGCGGCCGACATGCACCACCGCGCCGCGCAGGCGCACATGAACCTGCGCGTGATCGATGCCAGCAGCATCGGCATCAGCTTCGACGAGACGACCACCCGCGAGGACGTGATCGCGCTGGCCGGCCTGTTTGGCGTGCAGATCGACCTGGACCGCATCGACGAGCTGGATGCCGACACCGCCGACGCGCTGCCGGCTGGCCTGCTGCGCGAATCCAGATTCATGACCCACCCGGTGTTCAATACCCACCACAGCGAGCACGAGATGCTGCGCTACATCCGCTCGCTGGCGGACAAGGACCTCGCGCTGGACCGGACCATGATCCCGCTGGGCAGCTGCACCATGAAGCTCAACGCCACCGCCGAGATGATCCCGATCACCTGGCCGGAGTTCGCCAACATCCACCCGCTGGCGCCGGCCGACCAGGCGCTGGGCTACAAGGAGCTGATCGACGGCCTGGAGGCGATGCTGGCGGAGATCACCGGCTATGACGCGGTCAGCCTGCAGCCCAACTCCGGCGCCCAGGGCGAGTACGCGGGTCTGCTCGCGATCCGCGCCTGGCACCGCGCCAACGGCCAGGAGCAGCGCGACATCTGCCTGATCCCCGAGTCCGCCCACGGCACCAACCCGGCCTCGGCGCAGCTCTGCGGGCTGAAGGTCGTGGTGACCAAGTGCGACGCCAACGGCAACGTCGATGTCGAGGACATCCGCGCCAACGCCGAGAAGTATTCGGATCGGCTGGCCGCGCTGATGATCACCTACCCCTCCACCCACGGCGTGTTCGAGGAAGGCGTGGTGGAGATCTGTGAGATCGTCCACGCCCACGGCGGCCAGGTCTACACCGACGGCGCCAACATGAACGCCATCGTCGGCCTCGCCCAGCCCGGCAAGTGGGGCTCGGACGTGTCCCACCTGAACCTGCACAAGACTTTCTGCATCCCGCACGGCGGCGGCGGTCCCGGCGTGGGCCCGTGCGCGGTGAAGTCGCACCTGGCGCCCTACCTGCCGCGCGCGTTCGGCGGCCAGGGCGAGGTGGGCATGGTCAGCGCGGCGACTTTCGGGTCGGCCTCGATCCTGCCGATCAGCTGGATGTACATCACCCTGATGGGCCGCGACGGCCTGCGCCGGGCCAGCGAGATCGCGATGCTCAACGCCAACTACGTGGCCAAGCGTCTGGAGCCGCACTACCCGACCCTGTACACCGGTCGCAACGGTCTGGTCGCGCACGAGTGCATCCTGGACCTGCGTCCGCTGGAGAAGGCCACCGACGTCAGCGCCGAGGACGTGGCCAAGCGGCTGGTGGACTTCGGCTTCCACGCCCCGACCCTGA
The genomic region above belongs to Lysobacter avium and contains:
- the gcvP gene encoding aminomethyl-transferring glycine dehydrogenase; this translates as MSHDTPLSLRELEHHDAFVARHIGPNDAEIAQMLRVVGHESLDAFTDAIVPGSIRSPDPLALPTAVTEVDALARIREIAERNRVFRSFIGQGYYGTHTPNVILRNILENPGWYTAYTPYQAEISQGRMEALINFQTMCMDLTGMEIANASLLDEGTAAAEAMTLARRSSRAKSNVFFVSSGVHPQTIEVMRTRAEPLEIELVVGDDADAAQTDAFGVLLQYPDTFGRANDYAKLAEAVHARGGLVAVAVDLLALTLLKAPGEWGADIVVGNTQRFGVPFGFGGPHAAFMACRDAYKRSMPGRLIGVSVDAEGNPAYRLTLQTREQHIRREKATSNICTAQVLLAVMAAMYAVYHGPDGLIRIARRTHRLAGILAGILRNAGVAVGDDFFDTLHLTGVDAADMHHRAAQAHMNLRVIDASSIGISFDETTTREDVIALAGLFGVQIDLDRIDELDADTADALPAGLLRESRFMTHPVFNTHHSEHEMLRYIRSLADKDLALDRTMIPLGSCTMKLNATAEMIPITWPEFANIHPLAPADQALGYKELIDGLEAMLAEITGYDAVSLQPNSGAQGEYAGLLAIRAWHRANGQEQRDICLIPESAHGTNPASAQLCGLKVVVTKCDANGNVDVEDIRANAEKYSDRLAALMITYPSTHGVFEEGVVEICEIVHAHGGQVYTDGANMNAIVGLAQPGKWGSDVSHLNLHKTFCIPHGGGGPGVGPCAVKSHLAPYLPRAFGGQGEVGMVSAATFGSASILPISWMYITLMGRDGLRRASEIAMLNANYVAKRLEPHYPTLYTGRNGLVAHECILDLRPLEKATDVSAEDVAKRLVDFGFHAPTLSFPVAGTLMVEPTESESLHELDRFIDAMIQIREEIRAIEDGSLDREDNPLKHAPHTAAQVSASEWSHAYPRELAAFPLPSLRQQKYWPPIARVDNIYGDKNVFCACVPINEYEGEIEAFSEPMVS